A region from the Pseudomonas sp. KU26590 genome encodes:
- a CDS encoding lipoate--protein ligase family protein codes for MTLQLLETCVEAGLKAEQDLLTSVCDGHADSGLLIWRPTDRALVMPRRLSRLSGFTEASETLADSGWPVLLRESGGEPVPQSPSTVNVALVYVQPDTDLDRDRIENAYMRLCQPILDALGELGGAVSLGEVEGAFCDGRFNVNLNGRKMVGTAQRWRQSQGGKRPVVLAHAAMLLEDERVEMVNAVNRFNETCELDQRCKAESHIALHELFEAPDFLGRLSERYTRLLARI; via the coding sequence ATGACCCTTCAGCTCTTGGAAACCTGCGTTGAAGCCGGCCTGAAGGCCGAGCAAGACCTGCTGACGTCGGTGTGTGATGGTCACGCCGACAGCGGCTTGCTGATCTGGCGGCCTACCGATCGCGCGTTGGTCATGCCGCGCCGGTTGAGCCGTCTTTCCGGCTTCACTGAAGCCAGTGAGACGCTCGCCGACAGCGGCTGGCCTGTGCTGCTGCGCGAAAGTGGCGGCGAGCCCGTGCCGCAATCGCCCTCGACGGTCAATGTGGCGCTTGTGTATGTCCAGCCGGACACCGATCTGGATCGCGACCGTATCGAAAACGCTTACATGCGCCTGTGTCAGCCGATTCTCGATGCGCTGGGTGAGCTGGGCGGCGCTGTATCCCTGGGAGAAGTCGAAGGTGCCTTCTGCGATGGCCGCTTCAACGTCAACCTCAACGGGCGCAAGATGGTCGGTACCGCGCAGCGCTGGCGGCAGAGTCAGGGTGGCAAGCGGCCGGTGGTGTTGGCCCATGCCGCGATGCTGCTGGAGGACGAGCGCGTCGAAATGGTGAATGCGGTCAATCGCTTCAATGAGACATGCGAACTGGATCAACGCTGCAAAGCAGAGAGCCACATCGCTTTGCATGAGTTATTTGAGGCGCCGGATTTCCTGGGCCGCTTGAGCGAACGCTACACACGGCTGCTCGCCCGGATCTGA
- the hemJ gene encoding protoporphyrinogen oxidase HemJ, with amino-acid sequence MLYLWIKALHIVAMVCWFAALFYLPRLFVYHAMSEDAVSRERFCTMERKLYRGIMVPAMIATLVFGIWLIVLAPGFLQQGWLHAKLTLVVLLIGYHHVCGAQVKRFARGEPGRSHVFYRWFNEVPVLILLAVVILVVVKPF; translated from the coding sequence ATGCTCTATCTCTGGATTAAAGCGCTGCATATCGTTGCGATGGTGTGCTGGTTCGCTGCCCTGTTCTATTTGCCGCGATTGTTCGTTTACCACGCCATGAGCGAAGACGCCGTAAGCCGCGAGCGTTTCTGCACCATGGAGCGCAAGTTGTACCGGGGCATCATGGTGCCCGCGATGATCGCCACACTGGTATTCGGTATCTGGCTGATCGTCCTCGCACCGGGCTTCCTGCAGCAAGGCTGGTTGCACGCCAAGCTCACATTGGTCGTATTGCTGATTGGTTACCATCATGTGTGCGGCGCGCAGGTCAAACGCTTCGCGCGGGGAGAACCAGGCCGCAGCCATGTGTTCTATCGCTGGTTCAACGAGGTACCCGTGTTGATCTTGCTGGCCGTGGTCATTCTGGTCGTCGTCAAACCGTTCTGA
- a CDS encoding SDR family NAD(P)-dependent oxidoreductase: MTRYAMVTGASSGIGLAMAEALARRGRNLILVARHREMLESIAIEFTRRFGVEVLFRACDLGEPLRLSGFLLELEEGSRSIDLLVNCAGIGNSGPFLAQEWAQEQDLLDLNVLALTRLCHTVGNLMAVQGGGQILNVASIMGFQPGPWMSTYAASKAYVLQFSEGLREELHKTGVKISVLCPGPTRTAFFRTAQLDVGKFTHDNHMTAEEVALYTVRALEKNRAVIIPGWRNRLLTRLPRFASRWMTRKLWGSILKSRTSA, from the coding sequence ATGACCCGTTACGCCATGGTCACAGGTGCATCCAGCGGTATTGGCCTGGCGATGGCAGAAGCCCTCGCCCGCAGGGGTCGCAACCTTATTCTGGTGGCCAGGCACCGGGAGATGCTCGAAAGCATCGCAATCGAGTTCACCCGACGCTTCGGTGTCGAGGTGCTGTTCCGCGCCTGCGATCTGGGTGAACCGCTGCGCCTCTCGGGCTTTCTGCTCGAACTCGAAGAAGGCTCGCGAAGCATCGATTTACTGGTCAACTGCGCCGGCATCGGCAACAGCGGGCCGTTTCTCGCTCAAGAGTGGGCGCAAGAGCAGGACCTGCTCGACCTTAATGTGCTCGCGTTGACGCGCCTCTGTCACACGGTTGGCAACCTGATGGCGGTGCAAGGCGGCGGCCAGATCCTCAACGTTGCGTCGATCATGGGCTTTCAGCCCGGTCCATGGATGAGCACCTACGCCGCGAGCAAAGCGTACGTACTGCAATTTTCCGAAGGGCTGCGCGAGGAGCTGCACAAAACCGGCGTGAAGATTTCGGTGTTGTGCCCCGGGCCGACGCGCACAGCGTTTTTCCGCACCGCACAGCTGGACGTCGGCAAGTTCACCCACGACAACCACATGACCGCCGAAGAGGTCGCGCTGTACACGGTTCGCGCGCTGGAAAAGAACCGTGCGGTGATCATCCCGGGTTGGCGTAACAGGCTACTGACGCGCCTGCCGCGCTTTGCCAGTCGCTGGATGACCCGAAAGCTCTGGGGCTCGATTCTCAAATCTCGTACGTCAGCCTGA
- the trpD gene encoding anthranilate phosphoribosyltransferase, with protein MDIKTALGRVVNQLDLSTDEMRDVMREVMTGQCTEAQIGAFLMGMRMKSESIDEIVGAVSVMRELADQVQLKTLDGVVDIVGTGGDGANIFNVSTAASFVIAAAGCTVAKHGNRAVSGKSGSADLLEAAGVYLSLTPVQVARCIDSVGIGFMFAQTHHGAMKHAAGPRKELGLRTLFNMLGPLTNPAGVKHQVVGVFSQALCRPLAEVLLRMGSKHVLVVHSQDGLDEFSIAAPTFVAELKNGEVTEYWVQPEDLGMKSQSLFGLVVDSPAQSLELIRDALGRRKSEHGQKAAEMIVLNAGAALYAADHASSLKEGVDLAHDALHTGLAREKLEELGAFTAVFKQENEE; from the coding sequence ATGGATATCAAAACCGCGCTGGGCCGGGTTGTTAACCAACTGGACCTGAGCACCGACGAAATGCGCGACGTCATGCGCGAGGTCATGACCGGCCAATGCACGGAGGCGCAGATCGGCGCCTTCCTGATGGGCATGCGCATGAAGAGCGAAAGCATCGACGAAATCGTCGGCGCGGTGTCGGTCATGCGCGAGCTGGCGGATCAGGTCCAACTCAAAACCCTCGACGGCGTGGTCGACATCGTCGGCACCGGTGGCGATGGCGCGAACATCTTCAACGTCTCGACTGCCGCCTCCTTCGTGATTGCGGCGGCCGGGTGCACGGTCGCCAAGCACGGCAATCGCGCGGTCTCCGGCAAGAGTGGCAGTGCCGATTTGCTGGAAGCGGCAGGGGTTTACCTGAGCCTGACCCCGGTGCAAGTGGCGCGCTGCATTGACAGCGTCGGCATCGGCTTCATGTTCGCGCAGACCCATCATGGCGCGATGAAACACGCCGCCGGGCCACGCAAGGAGCTGGGGCTGCGGACCCTGTTCAACATGCTCGGCCCACTGACTAACCCGGCGGGCGTCAAGCATCAAGTGGTCGGTGTGTTCAGCCAGGCGCTGTGCCGGCCATTGGCCGAGGTGCTGCTGCGCATGGGCAGCAAACACGTGCTGGTGGTGCACTCCCAGGATGGCCTGGACGAATTCAGCATCGCCGCGCCGACGTTTGTCGCGGAACTCAAGAACGGCGAAGTGACCGAATACTGGGTGCAACCGGAAGATCTGGGCATGAAAAGCCAAAGCCTGTTTGGACTGGTGGTTGACAGTCCGGCGCAGTCGCTGGAATTGATTCGTGATGCGCTGGGTCGGCGCAAATCCGAGCACGGCCAGAAAGCCGCCGAAATGATCGTCCTCAACGCAGGCGCCGCGCTGTACGCGGCTGACCATGCTTCATCATTGAAAGAAGGTGTGGACTTGGCTCACGATGCACTGCACACGGGCCTGGCCCGCGAAAAGCTGGAAGAACTGGGTGCCTTTACCGCGGTATTCAAGCAGGAGAATGAAGAATGA
- the trpC gene encoding indole-3-glycerol phosphate synthase TrpC, whose translation MSVPTVLEKILARKVEEVAARRASISLAELETLAAAADAPRGFAKAMIAQAKRKQPAVIAEIKKASPSKGVIRENFHPADIAKSYETGGATCLSVLTDVDFFQGADEYLKQARAACSLPVIRKDFMIDPYQIVEARALGADCILLIVSALDDVKMAELASVAKGVGLDVLVEVHDGDELERALKTLDTPLVGVNNRNLHTFDVSLETTLDLLPRIPRDRLVITESGIFHRADVELMEISDVYSFLVGEAFMRAEKPGVELQRLFFPEKGTAIKSGGLD comes from the coding sequence ATGAGCGTGCCGACGGTTTTGGAAAAGATTCTGGCCCGAAAGGTTGAGGAAGTTGCTGCGCGTCGAGCCAGTATCAGCCTGGCCGAACTGGAGACTCTGGCTGCAGCAGCCGATGCGCCGCGCGGGTTCGCCAAAGCGATGATTGCCCAGGCCAAGCGCAAGCAGCCGGCCGTCATTGCAGAAATCAAAAAGGCTTCGCCGAGCAAAGGCGTGATCCGCGAAAACTTCCACCCGGCGGACATCGCCAAGAGCTACGAAACGGGCGGGGCGACCTGTCTTTCTGTGCTGACCGACGTCGATTTCTTTCAAGGCGCTGACGAGTACTTGAAGCAAGCCCGGGCCGCATGCTCGCTGCCAGTGATCCGCAAAGACTTCATGATCGACCCGTATCAGATTGTCGAAGCGCGGGCATTGGGCGCCGATTGCATTCTGCTGATCGTGTCGGCGCTGGACGACGTGAAGATGGCCGAGCTGGCTTCGGTCGCTAAAGGAGTCGGCCTCGACGTGCTGGTTGAAGTCCACGATGGCGACGAGCTGGAGCGGGCATTGAAGACCCTCGACACTCCGCTGGTGGGCGTCAACAACCGCAACCTGCACACGTTTGACGTCAGCCTGGAAACCACCCTCGACTTACTGCCACGTATTCCGCGTGATCGGCTGGTTATCACCGAAAGCGGCATTTTCCACCGTGCCGACGTTGAGCTCATGGAAATCAGCGACGTCTATTCCTTCCTGGTAGGCGAGGCGTTCATGCGCGCCGAGAAGCCGGGCGTGGAATTGCAGCGACTGTTCTTCCCGGAGAAAGGCACCGCGATCAAATCCGGCGGCTTGGACTGA
- the speD gene encoding adenosylmethionine decarboxylase: protein MKSKLKLHGFNNLTKTLSFNIYDICYAETPQDQQAYVEYINSVYDAERLTRILTDVVDIIGANILNIARQDYDPQGASVTILISEQPVTPTDSQIEESPGPLPETILAHLDKSHITVHTYPEIHPVDGIATFRVDIDVSTCGVISPLKALNYLIHKFESDIVTVDYRVRGFTRDVEGKKHFIDHEINSIQNYLSDDTRDSYQMTDVNVYQENLFHTKMLLKQFELDNYLFGDATSNLSAEQRQQVTGRVKHEMLEIFYGRNMPV from the coding sequence GTGAAAAGCAAACTCAAGCTCCACGGGTTCAATAACCTGACCAAGACCTTGAGCTTCAACATCTATGACATCTGCTATGCGGAAACCCCGCAGGACCAGCAGGCCTACGTCGAGTACATCAACAGTGTGTACGACGCCGAACGCCTGACGCGGATTCTCACCGATGTCGTCGATATCATTGGCGCGAACATCCTGAACATCGCGCGTCAGGACTACGATCCACAAGGCGCCAGCGTGACCATTCTGATCTCGGAGCAGCCGGTCACGCCGACCGACAGCCAGATCGAAGAATCGCCGGGTCCGCTGCCGGAAACCATCCTCGCGCACCTGGACAAGAGCCACATCACGGTTCACACCTACCCTGAAATTCACCCCGTTGACGGCATCGCCACCTTCCGTGTGGACATCGACGTGTCGACCTGCGGCGTGATCTCACCGTTGAAAGCGCTGAATTACCTGATCCACAAGTTCGAGTCCGACATCGTGACGGTCGACTATCGCGTTCGCGGCTTCACCCGTGACGTCGAAGGCAAGAAGCACTTCATCGACCACGAAATCAACTCGATCCAGAACTACCTTTCCGACGACACCCGCGACAGCTACCAGATGACTGACGTGAACGTGTATCAGGAAAACCTGTTCCACACCAAAATGCTGCTCAAGCAGTTCGAGCTGGACAACTACCTGTTCGGCGACGCCACCAGCAATCTCTCCGCTGAGCAGCGCCAGCAGGTCACTGGCCGCGTTAAGCACGAAATGCTCGAAATCTTCTACGGCCGCAACATGCCGGTCTAA
- the estP gene encoding esterase EstP — protein sequence MLKATLRWPFAACLLSLACSSALAASFPYSTMIVFGDSLADAGQFPDAGGPPGATLRFTNRTGPTYLNGNGEAFGLNSSTLLGGKLGVAPGDLQASTSPVRAAQGLADGNNWAVGGDRTDQILAAITTQSQIANTDASTGVTTVFRTRPGYLVENSSRADPNALYYLTGGGNDFLQGRVLSAGQAVNAANNLANGAQILSQAGARYIMVWLLPDIGSTPAVFGTPLQVPSTLLSGVFNQQLVNRLGQIDAEVIPLNVPGLIRDVLTDPARYGLAADQNLVGTCFNGNNCTANSVYGIGGLTPDPTKLLFNDGVHPTVAGQRLIADYGYSILSAPWEITLLPEMANGTLRAQQDELRSQWLADWGNWQNVGEWRAIVAGGGQKMDFDAQSNSASGDGHGYNLTVGGSYRFAEDWRAGLVAGAYRQTLEAGAKDSDYTLNSYIATAFVQYQAQHWWADLAASGGKLDYDNLKRKFALGISEGAEKGDTNGDLWAISGRVGFDLAEQSSRWHFSPFISADYSHVNVDGYSEDSARATALDYDDQTRKSKRLGAGLQGKFDVTPQTQLFGEVAHEREFDTDQQDVTIALNSVPGVDFDLKGYDPQRSLNRASVGLSQKLAPDMTLRAGYNWRKNDDVTQQGVNLAVSLDF from the coding sequence ATGCTCAAAGCCACACTGCGCTGGCCGTTCGCGGCCTGCCTGCTCTCACTCGCCTGTTCCTCGGCCCTGGCCGCCTCTTTCCCCTATTCAACGATGATCGTGTTCGGCGACAGCCTCGCCGACGCCGGGCAGTTTCCCGATGCGGGTGGACCTCCAGGCGCCACCTTGCGCTTCACCAACCGCACCGGCCCGACGTACCTGAACGGCAACGGAGAGGCATTCGGCCTGAACTCGTCGACCTTGCTGGGCGGAAAGCTGGGCGTGGCGCCCGGGGATTTGCAGGCATCGACCTCCCCCGTTCGCGCCGCGCAAGGGTTGGCAGACGGCAACAATTGGGCCGTAGGCGGCGACCGGACAGATCAGATCCTCGCGGCGATCACCACCCAATCACAGATTGCCAACACCGACGCGTCGACGGGCGTCACGACGGTGTTCCGGACGCGGCCGGGCTATCTCGTTGAAAACAGCTCGCGGGCTGACCCGAACGCCCTTTACTACCTGACCGGGGGCGGCAATGACTTCCTTCAGGGCCGGGTGCTGAGTGCGGGACAGGCCGTCAACGCAGCGAACAACCTGGCCAACGGCGCACAAATCCTGTCCCAGGCCGGGGCGCGTTACATCATGGTCTGGCTGCTGCCGGACATCGGCAGCACACCTGCTGTATTCGGCACGCCATTGCAGGTGCCTTCGACGTTGCTGAGCGGGGTGTTCAACCAGCAGCTGGTCAATCGCCTGGGGCAAATCGATGCCGAGGTCATTCCGCTCAATGTGCCGGGACTCATACGTGACGTCCTGACCGATCCGGCGCGCTACGGGCTGGCGGCCGATCAAAACCTGGTCGGCACCTGTTTCAACGGCAACAACTGCACCGCCAACAGTGTTTACGGGATTGGCGGCCTGACGCCTGATCCGACCAAACTGCTGTTCAACGACGGCGTGCACCCGACCGTTGCGGGTCAGCGATTGATCGCCGATTACGGGTATTCGATTCTGTCCGCACCATGGGAAATTACCCTGCTGCCGGAAATGGCCAACGGTACTTTGCGCGCGCAGCAGGATGAACTGCGCAGTCAGTGGCTGGCGGACTGGGGCAACTGGCAGAACGTCGGTGAATGGCGCGCCATCGTCGCCGGTGGCGGTCAGAAAATGGATTTCGACGCGCAAAGCAATTCCGCCAGCGGCGACGGTCACGGCTACAACCTTACGGTGGGCGGCAGCTATCGCTTTGCTGAAGACTGGAGAGCCGGCCTGGTTGCGGGCGCTTACCGGCAAACCCTCGAAGCCGGGGCCAAGGATTCGGACTACACGCTCAACAGCTATATCGCCACCGCGTTCGTTCAATATCAGGCGCAACACTGGTGGGCAGACTTGGCAGCCTCGGGCGGAAAACTCGACTACGACAACCTCAAGCGCAAGTTCGCGCTGGGCATCAGCGAAGGCGCGGAGAAAGGCGACACTAACGGCGATCTGTGGGCGATCAGTGGCCGCGTGGGCTTCGATCTGGCCGAACAGAGCAGTCGCTGGCACTTCTCGCCGTTCATCAGCGCCGACTATTCTCACGTCAACGTCGATGGCTATTCGGAGGACAGTGCTCGCGCGACCGCGCTCGATTACGACGACCAGACGCGCAAGTCGAAGCGGTTAGGCGCGGGGCTGCAAGGCAAGTTCGACGTCACGCCGCAGACCCAGCTGTTTGGCGAAGTGGCCCATGAGCGTGAGTTCGATACCGATCAGCAGGATGTGACCATTGCGCTGAACAGTGTGCCAGGGGTGGACTTTGATCTGAAAGGCTATGACCCGCAGCGCAGTTTGAATCGCGCCAGTGTGGGCCTGAGCCAGAAGCTGGCGCCCGACATGACACTCCGTGCCGGCTATAACTGGCGCAAGAATGATGACGTGACGCAGCAAGGGGTGAATCTGGCGGTGAGTCTGGATTTCTGA
- a CDS encoding DUF805 domain-containing protein, translating to MAEHFKIVFEGQLRTGVALETARLNLAQLFKTDVSGVDRLFTGNPVTIKRSLTRDDAQRYLAALNEAGVEGRIEPEEPVSLSLDEVVEVAPQRPVFDPATSPYAPPRTPVAHDWPAVGELKVFSIQGRIGRLRYLAWSLALVGVAMLVAVLCVGILSVSLVAGGLLGTVAFVAFVVVSVQIGAQRLHDAGMSAWLLLLNLVPVVGSFFPIVMMAVPGSTGPNEYGPPPPSNTPRVKVLAVTWLVVLVLALVAGVMGGLKTIQEEVEATTSAYEQALPYDDDSSDTEQPTVPVDPVDIGDSSDSRDDQ from the coding sequence ATGGCGGAGCACTTCAAGATCGTTTTCGAGGGACAGTTGCGAACAGGCGTAGCGCTGGAAACAGCACGCCTGAACCTGGCACAGCTGTTCAAGACCGACGTGTCCGGCGTTGACCGTCTCTTCACCGGTAACCCCGTGACCATCAAGCGCAGCCTGACGCGGGACGACGCGCAGCGTTATCTCGCGGCGTTGAACGAGGCAGGCGTCGAAGGCCGCATCGAGCCTGAAGAGCCAGTGTCACTGAGCCTTGATGAAGTGGTTGAGGTGGCTCCCCAGCGTCCGGTTTTCGATCCTGCGACATCCCCTTACGCACCTCCGCGAACGCCCGTCGCACACGACTGGCCAGCCGTCGGCGAGTTGAAGGTGTTTTCCATCCAGGGCCGGATTGGCCGTCTGCGCTATCTGGCGTGGAGCCTGGCGCTGGTGGGAGTCGCGATGCTGGTCGCCGTGCTGTGTGTCGGCATTCTCAGCGTTTCGCTAGTGGCGGGCGGACTGTTAGGGACCGTCGCGTTCGTCGCGTTTGTCGTCGTCAGTGTCCAGATCGGCGCCCAGCGCCTGCATGACGCCGGCATGTCTGCCTGGTTGCTGCTGCTGAATCTGGTGCCAGTGGTGGGCAGTTTCTTTCCGATCGTGATGATGGCCGTCCCCGGCAGCACGGGTCCTAACGAGTATGGTCCGCCGCCGCCCAGCAACACGCCGCGCGTCAAAGTCCTCGCGGTGACCTGGCTTGTCGTACTTGTGCTGGCGTTAGTGGCTGGGGTGATGGGTGGACTGAAAACCATCCAGGAAGAAGTTGAAGCCACCACCAGCGCATACGAGCAAGCGCTGCCTTACGACGATGACTCCAGTGACACGGAACAACCGACCGTTCCCGTTGATCCTGTCGATATTGGTGACTCGTCGGACAGCCGCGACGACCAATAA
- the crp gene encoding cAMP-activated global transcriptional regulator CRP, giving the protein MLAVPPPNKMKIADKLLPHAQRRRCPAKSNILCAGEESDSLYLIIKGSVTILIEDNEGREMIVAYLNTGDFFGELGLFQQTAAGSQRSAWVRAKTECEVAEISYAKFRELSQHDPELMYAIGAQIAERLRNTTRKVGDLAFLDVTGRVARSLLDLCKQPDAMTHPDGMQIKITRQEIGRIVGCSREMVGRVLKALEEQNLVHVRGKTMVVFGTR; this is encoded by the coding sequence ATGCTCGCGGTGCCGCCTCCGAACAAGATGAAAATCGCCGACAAACTGCTTCCCCATGCACAACGACGACGATGCCCGGCGAAGAGCAACATCCTCTGCGCAGGCGAAGAGTCGGACTCGCTGTACCTGATCATCAAGGGCTCGGTGACGATCCTGATCGAAGACAACGAAGGCCGCGAGATGATCGTGGCCTACCTCAATACCGGGGATTTCTTTGGCGAACTGGGGCTTTTTCAGCAGACGGCCGCCGGTTCCCAGCGCAGCGCCTGGGTGCGCGCCAAAACCGAATGTGAAGTGGCCGAGATCAGTTACGCCAAGTTCCGCGAACTCAGTCAGCATGATCCCGAGTTGATGTACGCCATCGGCGCGCAGATCGCCGAGCGGCTGCGCAATACCACGCGCAAAGTCGGCGATCTGGCCTTTCTGGACGTCACTGGCCGCGTGGCTCGCAGCCTGCTCGATCTGTGCAAGCAGCCTGACGCGATGACCCACCCCGACGGCATGCAGATCAAGATCACCCGCCAGGAGATTGGCCGTATCGTGGGGTGTTCGCGGGAGATGGTCGGGCGCGTGCTCAAGGCGCTGGAAGAGCAGAACCTGGTGCATGTCCGAGGCAAAACCATGGTTGTGTTCGGCACCCGGTAA
- a CDS encoding aminodeoxychorismate/anthranilate synthase component II, whose product MLLMIDNYDSFTYNVVQYLGELGADVKVIRNDEMTVAEIEALNPERIVVSPGPCTPNEAGVSIDVIKHFAGKLPVLGVCLGHQSIGQAFGGDVVRARQVMHGKTSELIHEDKGVFEGLKHPLTVTRYHSLVVKRETLPDCLEMTAWTQSEDGAVDEIMGLRHKTLNVEGVQFHPESILSEQGHELFANFLKQTGGTRQG is encoded by the coding sequence ATGCTGCTGATGATCGATAACTACGACTCCTTCACCTACAACGTCGTGCAGTACCTGGGCGAGCTGGGTGCCGACGTCAAAGTGATTCGCAACGACGAAATGACCGTCGCCGAAATCGAAGCCCTGAACCCCGAGCGCATCGTCGTTTCCCCAGGCCCCTGCACGCCGAACGAAGCGGGCGTGTCCATTGACGTGATCAAGCATTTTGCCGGCAAGCTACCCGTGCTCGGCGTCTGCCTGGGCCATCAGTCGATTGGCCAGGCGTTCGGCGGTGATGTGGTGCGCGCGCGCCAGGTCATGCACGGCAAGACCAGCGAGCTGATTCACGAAGACAAAGGCGTGTTCGAAGGCCTCAAGCATCCGCTGACCGTGACCCGCTATCACTCGCTGGTGGTCAAGCGCGAGACACTTCCGGACTGCCTGGAAATGACCGCCTGGACCCAAAGCGAAGACGGCGCGGTCGATGAAATCATGGGCCTGCGCCACAAGACCCTGAACGTCGAAGGTGTGCAGTTTCACCCTGAGTCGATTCTTTCCGAGCAGGGGCACGAGCTGTTCGCCAACTTCCTCAAGCAGACCGGCGGCACCCGTCAGGGTTAA
- a CDS encoding histidine triad nucleotide-binding protein, translating to MDTLFTKIINREIPAKIIYEDDQVLAFHDIAPQAPVHFLVIPKKPIATLNDVTEDDKGLLGHILFTAQRLAKELGCEDGFRVVMNTNEKGGQTVYHIHMHVLGQRQMNWPPG from the coding sequence GTGGATACTTTGTTCACCAAGATCATCAACCGGGAAATCCCGGCGAAGATCATCTACGAAGATGATCAAGTGCTGGCCTTTCACGACATCGCCCCACAGGCGCCTGTGCATTTTCTGGTTATCCCGAAGAAGCCGATCGCCACCCTTAACGACGTGACTGAAGACGATAAGGGCCTGCTGGGCCATATCCTGTTCACGGCTCAGCGGCTGGCGAAAGAGCTGGGTTGCGAGGACGGCTTCCGCGTGGTCATGAACACCAACGAGAAAGGCGGACAGACCGTCTATCACATCCACATGCACGTGCTGGGTCAACGCCAGATGAACTGGCCGCCGGGCTGA
- the coq7 gene encoding 2-polyprenyl-3-methyl-6-methoxy-1,4-benzoquinone monooxygenase, giving the protein MATERHYSPIDRFLLQADAAMKTLLPVSAHAHRPSPAIVQPDIKMNESDTRHVAGLMRINHTGEVCAQALYQGQALTAKLPQVRKAMEHAAEEEIDHLVWCEQRIHQLGSHTSVLNPLFYGASFGIGAVAGLISDRISLGFVAATEDQVCKHLNEHLEQLPVEDEKSRAILKQMCADEEHHAESALEAGGFRFPAPVKFGMSLIAKVMTKTAYRI; this is encoded by the coding sequence ATGGCTACCGAACGTCACTACTCCCCTATCGACCGTTTTCTGCTTCAGGCCGACGCTGCGATGAAGACGCTGCTGCCCGTCAGCGCGCACGCACACCGTCCCTCGCCTGCCATTGTTCAACCCGATATCAAGATGAACGAGTCCGACACCCGACACGTCGCTGGTCTCATGCGCATCAACCACACTGGCGAAGTCTGCGCTCAGGCGTTGTATCAGGGACAGGCGCTCACCGCGAAACTGCCTCAGGTGCGCAAAGCAATGGAACATGCTGCCGAAGAAGAAATCGACCACTTGGTATGGTGCGAGCAACGCATTCATCAGTTGGGCAGCCACACGAGCGTGCTCAACCCGCTGTTCTACGGTGCTTCATTTGGTATCGGCGCAGTGGCTGGCTTAATCAGCGATCGAATCAGCCTGGGCTTCGTTGCCGCGACGGAAGATCAGGTGTGCAAACACTTGAATGAGCATCTGGAGCAATTGCCGGTCGAGGACGAGAAATCCCGGGCGATTCTCAAACAGATGTGCGCCGACGAGGAGCATCACGCAGAAAGCGCGCTCGAGGCAGGCGGATTCCGCTTCCCTGCACCGGTGAAATTCGGCATGAGCCTGATCGCCAAAGTCATGACCAAGACCGCCTACAGGATCTGA
- a CDS encoding OsmC family protein has protein sequence MKARIQWAGEAMFLGESGSGHVVVMDGPPESGGRNLGVRPMEMVLIGLGGCSNYDVVSILKKARQPIESCEAFLEAERANEDPKVFTKIHLHFVVKGRGLKETQVKRAIELSAEKYCSASIMLGNAGVEITHDYEIIELG, from the coding sequence ATGAAGGCGCGTATTCAATGGGCGGGTGAGGCGATGTTCCTCGGTGAGTCCGGCAGCGGCCATGTGGTCGTGATGGATGGCCCGCCCGAAAGCGGCGGTCGCAACCTGGGTGTTCGCCCGATGGAAATGGTGCTGATCGGCCTGGGTGGCTGCAGCAACTACGACGTGGTCAGCATCCTCAAGAAAGCCCGTCAGCCTATCGAAAGCTGCGAGGCGTTTCTGGAAGCCGAGCGCGCCAACGAAGACCCCAAGGTGTTCACCAAGATCCACCTGCACTTCGTGGTCAAAGGACGCGGTCTGAAAGAGACCCAGGTCAAACGTGCGATCGAGCTGTCGGCCGAGAAGTACTGCTCGGCGTCGATTATGCTGGGTAATGCGGGCGTCGAAATCACCCACGATTACGAGATCATCGAACTGGGCTGA